The following nucleotide sequence is from Thermanaerothrix sp..
TTGGACTCCCCGGTGAGGCTCGTATTGGACTTCCCGGACGGCAGCGCCGCCTACCAGCCCGCGGGTGACGCGGCCGATGGCGGGGCAAGGGTGGAGTCCTCCGCCTCCTCCGACGACTGGGGTGTTGAGGGTAAACCATCCAGAGATGCCTCCTCCGGGAATGGCGGCGTGGCCGATCGGCCGTTCATATCGGTGGAGCGGGTTTTCAAGGGTAAGGACCGGCCGGTGGTGGCGGTGGATCCCGGCCACGGCGGCAAGGACCCGGGGGCCATGGGGAACGGCCTTAGGGAGAAGGACATAAACCTTCAGGTGGCGTTAAGGCTCAAGGAGGTGCTCAGCGCCTACGGGGTCGACGTGAGGCTCACCAGACAGGACGATCGGTACCTCAAGCTTTCGGAGCGCACCCAGCTGGCGAACCAGTGGAAGGCAGATCTGTTCTTGAGCCTTCACTGCAACTCCCTTCCGCCGGGCCGCCACTCCCGTGGGGTGGAGCTGTACCTCATGTCGCTTCCCACCGACCGGGACGCCATGAGGCTGGCGCTGTTTGAGAACCGGGAGATAGGGGACGCTTCTTCTACCAATGAGGGCATGGACCGGAAGACCCAGTTGTTGATGCAGATACTGGGGGACATGCAGCAGAACCAGAAGATAGACGTGAGCACATCCTTTGCGGAGGCCCTTTTCGGGAGTGGCAAGTCCTCGGGGCTTAACATGAAGCGTGTGGCCCAGGCGCCCTTTTACGTGCTGAAGGGGGCCGCCATGCCGGCGGTGCTGGTGGAGATGGGGTTCATATCGGAGCCCTCCGACGCGGCGCTTCTAAGGGATCCCGGTTTCCAGGGGCGGATGGCCTCCGCCCTGGCCAGGGGGGTCGTGGATTACCTGAAGGGAGGCCGCCGTTGAGGGTGGGTTCCGCATACTAGCAATGGGGGATCGGAATATGTGGAGGGAAGACAGCCAAAGGGATCAGGATCGCTATGGAAGGGACAGGTACAGGGGCAGGGATGCGGAGGAGGGCGGTGAGAAGCGTAAGGCCCCGCTGCCCTTCAGGCTCATAGCCTGGGCCTCCCTGGTGGCCATATTCTTCGGGGTGGGTTACGGCGTCACGTCCATTGCCTTCAAGTACCTGGATTCCGGGGGCAGGAACGTGAGGGGCACCGTAACGTCGCCGGAGGAGGTGTCGGTGGAGGGGGTTTCGGAGGACCTGGCGTCGGAGTCGGACAGCTACCGGGTTTACCTTCCGTCCGGCACGTCCCTGGAGGTCAAGGATTTCAAGGCCTCCGGTGTGGTCACCGATGAGGATGCCATGAAGGGGGTTGTGGAGTTCTTCATGGCGGAGCTTGCCAGCTCCGGTTGGACCAAGGGCTCGGTTCAGGTGCTGCATCTTTTCAGGAGCGGTGATTGGCTTTACCTTGACCTGAGCGGCACCTTCCTTGAGGGGCTCAAGGGGCTTGGCAAGGAAAGGGCGCAGCTGGTCATGACCGGCTTGGTGAAGACCATGTCGGAGAACTTCTCCCCCGTAAGGAAGGTCAAGGTTTACGTGGATGGGCAGGAGGTGTCGGACAAGTCCGTGTTGGATCTGTCCAAGCCTTGGGCCCTTAAGCCCTAGGGGGTGGCGGTTTGGACAGGATAGACGGAAGGGGCCTTGGGGATTTAAGGCCCGTGGAGATAGACCGGGGCTGCAACCGCTATGCGGAGGGGTCTGCCCTCATAAGGTGGGGGAACACCCACGTGCTGTGCACCGCCTCGGTGGAGGAGAAGGTGCCCCAGTTCCTAAGGGGGAGCGGGCAGGGGTGGGTGAGCGCCGAGTACGCCATGCTTCCCCGTTCCACCCACCAGCGCACCCAGCGGGAGATAAGCCGGGGGCGTCCTAACGCACGGGGGCAGGAGATACAGCGTCTCATAGGTAGGTCCTTGAGGGCCTCGGTGGATCTCAATTTACTTGGGGAGAGGACCATATGGATAGACTGCGACGTGCTGCAGGCCGACGGTGGTACCAGGACCGCGGCCATAACCGCGTCGTTCGTGGCGCTGGTGGACGCGTGCCGGTGGCTGCAGGATCGGGAGTTGGTGAAGGCCTTGCCGGTGGTGCACCAGGTGGCGGCGGTGAGCGTGGGCCTCGTGGGGGATGAGGTGCTTGTGGACCTTTGCTACGAGGAGGACTCCACCGCCCAGGTGGACTGCAACGTGGTGATGGCGGAGGACGGGCGTTTCGTGGAGCTCCAGGCCACCGGGGAGGATTCCCTTTTCTCCCGTGGGTCCTTTGATCGGATGCTTTTGGCTGCCGAGGAGGGCATAAGGCGTCTTCACCGGCTTCAGCTGGAGGTTTTGGGGGTGGGGAGTTTTGAAGAGCTCTTGGAGGGTTGAGGTGCTCTTGGCCACCGGGAACCACGGCAAGGTGAGGGAGTGGGAGGGCCTTTTGGGGGGGCGTGGTATCTCAGTCAGGCTGCCCAATACGAAGGTGGATGTGGAGGAGGACGGGGCCAGCTATTTTGAGAACGCCCTCAAGAAGGCCAGGTCTTACGTGGGGCTCTCCGGGGGGCTTCCGGTGCTGGCGGAGGACTCCGGTTTGGAGGTGCGGGCCTTGGACATGGGGCCCGGGATATTCTCTGCCCGGGTGGGGGCTTCCGATGGGGAGCGGATACGGTGGCTTCTTGAGCGTCTTGAGGGGCAGGCGGACCGGTGGGCCCGGTTCGTTTGCGTGGCGGTGCTGCTCATGCCGGACGGCAGGGTGTTCTCCTTCCGGGGCGAGCTGGAGGGGGTAATAGCGGAGGCCCCGGCGGGGGACTGGGGATTCGGGTACGATCCGGTGTTCCGGCCCAAGGGGTTGGACGTCACGCTGGCCCAGGCGGGGGGCCTTAAGGACCGCATATCCCACCGGGCCAAGGCGGCGGCAAAGCTGGCCCTGTTTGCCCCTATTGTGATAGAATCCTTAGTTGGACCGTCCGATGGACGGTAGCTTGGTGTTTTAGATCGCGGGTTTGCGGGGGTGCTGGCGTTGAAGGTCCTATTGGCTTTGTTGCAGTTGGTGGTGTGTGTGGCCCTTGGGGGCTCCATATTGATGCAGCATCGAAAGAGCGGTGGTTTCTCCGGCATGTTTGGAGGGGCTACCCAGCAGGACAATTCCGGGGCTTGGCAGCGGATGAGCGGCCTTACCAAGATATCGGCGGTCCTGATGGGTCTTTTCATGCTGTTGTCGTTGGTTTTGGTGGCCATATCGTAGGACGGCGGTTTTTGTGTCGTGCCTTGTCCCTTGGGGCTTGGCTAGCAGGAGGGGGTCTTGGCCTTGTCTTCCGGGGTTGACCGGATGGAGGATGTTTTTAGGTTCGAGGTTGAGGGGGACCGGCTTTTCTCCGCCGACCACCATGAGATAGTAGGGGGTTGGACGTCGGACGTCTACTTCGTGAAGACCCGGGACGTGCTGCGGAGCCTTGGCAGGCTGGATGTGGAGGTCTGCGCGGAGGTTTTCGCCCGGGAGGGCGGGGTTTTCTGCGGGGTGGAGGAGGTTCGCCGCCTGTTCCTCAAGGCAGGTGCTAGGGTTTCCGTGGAGGCCCTTGAGGAGGGGGAGGAGTTCTATCCCCGGGAGGTGGTGATGAGGATCCGGGGCCCCTACGGGGAGTTTGGGCTTTACGAGACCACCCTTCTTGGGATGTTGTCCAGCGCAAGCGGCTGGGCCACCGCCGCCCGGCGTTGTGTGGAGGCGGCGGGTGGGCTGCCGGTGCTGTGTTTTGGGGCGAGGCATGTGCACCCCTCATGCGCCCCGGTGATGGAGAGGTCCGCCTTGATAGGGGGCTGTTCCGACGTCAGCTGCATACTTGGGGCCAAGCTGGGCGGCAGGGAGCCCCGGGGTACGATCCCCCACGCGGCCGTGCTGATAGCCGGCGACACCGTGAAGGTGGCTTTGGCGTACGATAAGGTGCTTCCGGAGCAGGAGAAGCGCTCCATCCTGGTTGACACCTTCCGGGACGAGGCGGAGGAGGCCCTTTCGGTGGCGGAGGCCTTGAAAGAAAGGCTTTTCGCTGTTAGACTTGATACTCCCGGGGAGCGAGGGGGAGTTACCCCTGACCTGGTGCGGGAGGTACGTTGCCGGCTTTCCATGGCCGGCTATGGTCATGTAGGGGTATTCGTGTCCGGTGGGTTGAACCCGGAGCGGATAAGGGTGTTGGCGGAGGCTGGGGCCTCCGGTTTTGGCGTGGGCAGTTACATAGCCCACGGCACGCCCCGGGACATGACCATGGACATAAAGGAGGTTGATGGGGTCAGCGTGGCCAAGAGGGGCCGGATCCCCGGTGTGACTCCTAATCCCAGGCTTAAGCGCGTGATCTAGCGGGATTTTCGGTCCCTGTCCGCCACCCCCACGGCGGTTATGGAGGGCCGGTTGCCGGTGGGTTGCGCTTTTGAGTAGATATGAAGAAGCTGTCTTTCCCAGCGAAGGAGGAGAATCCATGATCGGTACCAGATCGTTCATGGCTAAGAAGGAAGCCGTGGAGCGCAAGTGGTATGTGGTGGACGCCACGGACAAGCATCTGGGTCGTCTTGCGTCCCGGATAGCGTTGGTTCTGTCCGGCAAGCACAGGCCCACCTACACCCCCCATGTGGACACGGGGGATTTCGTGGTGGTCATAAACGCGGAGAAGGTGGGGCTTACGGGCAAGAAGCGTGAGCAGTCCATGGTTCACCGGTTCAGCGGTTACTCCGGCGGTCTTAAGTCCGTGTCTTACGGCAAGATACTGGACCAGAACCCGGAGAAGCTCATCGAGCGGGTAGTCAAGGGGATGCTTCCCAAGAACCGTCTCGGCAGGGCCATGTTCAAGAAGCTTAAGGTCTACGCGGGTCCCACCCATCCCCACGGGGCCCAGAAGCCTGAGACCTTGGAACTTTAAGGAAGAGGGGGGAATAGAAGGTGCAGGCTTCCAACATGTACTTCTGGGGCACCGGCAGGCGTAAGAACGCGGTGGCCCGCGTTAGGATCCGTCCCGGCCAGGGTTTGATCAAGGTCAACAACCGCGAGATCGGGGACTACCTGCCCCGGTTCACCTGGCAGATCCACGCCCTTGAGGCGTTGAAGGTGGCCGGTGTGGAGGGCAAGGTGGACGTTCTGGTGAGGGCCCACGGCGGCGGCCTTACCGGTCAGGCGGGGGCCATCCGGCTTGGCATAGCCAGGGCCATATTGAAGATGAACCCCCAGGCCCGTCCGGCGTTGAAGAAGGCAGGCCTTCTCACCAGGGATCCCAGGATGGTGGAGAGGAAGAAGTTCGGTCAGGCTGGAGCCCGCGCCCGGTTCCAGTACTCCAAGCGTTAACGGAGCGGGACCGCGCCGGTCTTCTCGGTCTTTCGGGTTTTTGGGGCCCTTCGGGGCCCCTTTTCTTGGGGGTTGCTTGACAGACCGGTCGGTTTGTGGGAACATCCTCTCGGATTCGGAAGGGGGAATGGGTTTTGGTTTCCGATGCCAGGGATTCCATATTAGACAGCGCAAGGCGCATATTTGCCCTTAGGGGTTACGAAGGGGCCAGCGTGGACGCCATAGTGAGGTCCGCCAACGTGAGCAAGGGTGCCTTCTACTGGCACTTTCAAGGCAAGTTCGACCTCTTCCAGCGGGTCATGGAGGACGAGGTGGTGAGGATAGTCTCCTACCTTGGGGAGGGGGTGTCCGACGGGGAGGAGCTGTTGTCCGTGTCCATCCGGAAGGGCGAGGGGTTCCTCAGGATGCTTTGGGAGCAGAGGGAGTCCTTGTCCCTGTGGTTTGAGCTTCGCCTTCTGGCCCACCGGGAGGTTGAGGGCATGAGGGATCTCGCGGGGACATTGAAGAACAGGATGCTCCACGAGATGCGTTCCGTCCTGGGGGAGATCGGCAAGGTCCCCGATGGGTTGGAGGAGGTGCTCTGCGTCTTCTTCGACGGCATCATGTTCAACCTCATGGTGTGGCTGGACGTGGACCAGGCGGCGGCCCTTTGGAGGCGGGGCTGTGAGGTCATACTGGGGGGGGCGGCAAGGTGAGGTTTCGCCAGATGCGGGGTTGTGCCCCGTCTTTCCTCTTCTCCGTCCTCCTCGTCCTGCTTACGGGTTCCGCGGCATTAGGGGGCACCCTTCGTTTGGAGGATCTGGAGTCAAGGCTCATGTGTTCCCACCCGGCGGTTAGGGCCCTTGACATGGGGGTTGAGAGGGCCCGGTGGGCTCTGGAGCAGGCCAGGGCGGGGTTGAGTCCAAAGCTGGACGGGGTGCTTTACGGTTCCAAGGCCCAGGAGGCCTCCAAGGGCAAGGTGTACGACTTCGAAAACCGCCCAATTGGGATAGCCATAACCGGTTACGAGGAGACCTACAAGGCCTCGTTGGCCTTGTCCTACGTGCTTTACTCCGGCGGGACCCTGACGGGCAAGGTTAAGGCCGCGGAGGCGGCGCTGAAGGCCGCCGAGGCGGATCGGGAGCGGGCTGTGGAGGGGCTAATGTACCGCCTGAGGGCCAGCTACCTCGCCCTCATAAGATCCCAGGGCAAATCTCAGGTGGCCAGCAAGGTGGTGGAGCTGTCGGAGGCGTATCTTAACATGGTTCAGGCCTTCTACCGGGTCGGCATGGTGCCCAAGGCGGAGGTGTTGAGGGCCCAGGTGGCCCTCTCCAACGCCAGGCTGAACCTCATAAGGGCCCAGGGGGCGGTTCAAAGGGCCTACGGCGCCCTGGACAGGGCGGCGGGTTTTAAGGTCCCAAGGGACGCTATGGTTGAGCAGCCCGTTTTTTCGGTCCCGGAGGAGCTCCCATCGGACCTTGCGGATCTGGCGGCGGAGAGGAGGGCGGAGATCCGCTCTTTGGAGATGTCCTACAGGCAGGCCAAGGCCCTGGCGGACGCCGCGGCGGGGCAGGACAGGCCGCAGGTGATTTTGAAGGGGGAGGCCTATCGGGTGGACTCCCACTTCTTCCCCTCCGAGAAGGACGATTATCTGCTTTCCATGACCCTTCAGTGGAGGATGTGGGACGGCGGGGAGAACCGTTCCAAGGCCCGCCAGTCCCTCGCCCTGGCGGAGTCCCTGCTCTCTAAGGTGGAGGACATGAAGCTGGCCATACGGCAGGAGGCCGTGGACGCCATGGAGTCCCTCCTGGAGGCTAGGGAGCGGGTCAAGGCCGCGGAGGCCATGGTGGAGCAGGCCACCGAGGACCACCGGATATCCCTCAAGCGCTACGAGGCCCGGGTTGGCACCAACCTGGA
It contains:
- a CDS encoding GerMN domain-containing protein, whose protein sequence is MWREDSQRDQDRYGRDRYRGRDAEEGGEKRKAPLPFRLIAWASLVAIFFGVGYGVTSIAFKYLDSGGRNVRGTVTSPEEVSVEGVSEDLASESDSYRVYLPSGTSLEVKDFKASGVVTDEDAMKGVVEFFMAELASSGWTKGSVQVLHLFRSGDWLYLDLSGTFLEGLKGLGKERAQLVMTGLVKTMSENFSPVRKVKVYVDGQEVSDKSVLDLSKPWALKP
- a CDS encoding nicotinate phosphoribosyltransferase, with translation MSSGVDRMEDVFRFEVEGDRLFSADHHEIVGGWTSDVYFVKTRDVLRSLGRLDVEVCAEVFAREGGVFCGVEEVRRLFLKAGARVSVEALEEGEEFYPREVVMRIRGPYGEFGLYETTLLGMLSSASGWATAARRCVEAAGGLPVLCFGARHVHPSCAPVMERSALIGGCSDVSCILGAKLGGREPRGTIPHAAVLIAGDTVKVALAYDKVLPEQEKRSILVDTFRDEAEEALSVAEALKERLFAVRLDTPGERGGVTPDLVREVRCRLSMAGYGHVGVFVSGGLNPERIRVLAEAGASGFGVGSYIAHGTPRDMTMDIKEVDGVSVAKRGRIPGVTPNPRLKRVI
- a CDS encoding TetR/AcrR family transcriptional regulator, whose translation is MVSDARDSILDSARRIFALRGYEGASVDAIVRSANVSKGAFYWHFQGKFDLFQRVMEDEVVRIVSYLGEGVSDGEELLSVSIRKGEGFLRMLWEQRESLSLWFELRLLAHREVEGMRDLAGTLKNRMLHEMRSVLGEIGKVPDGLEEVLCVFFDGIMFNLMVWLDVDQAAALWRRGCEVILGGAAR
- the rplM gene encoding 50S ribosomal protein L13, with amino-acid sequence MIGTRSFMAKKEAVERKWYVVDATDKHLGRLASRIALVLSGKHRPTYTPHVDTGDFVVVINAEKVGLTGKKREQSMVHRFSGYSGGLKSVSYGKILDQNPEKLIERVVKGMLPKNRLGRAMFKKLKVYAGPTHPHGAQKPETLEL
- the rph gene encoding ribonuclease PH, encoding MDRIDGRGLGDLRPVEIDRGCNRYAEGSALIRWGNTHVLCTASVEEKVPQFLRGSGQGWVSAEYAMLPRSTHQRTQREISRGRPNARGQEIQRLIGRSLRASVDLNLLGERTIWIDCDVLQADGGTRTAAITASFVALVDACRWLQDRELVKALPVVHQVAAVSVGLVGDEVLVDLCYEEDSTAQVDCNVVMAEDGRFVELQATGEDSLFSRGSFDRMLLAAEEGIRRLHRLQLEVLGVGSFEELLEG
- the secG gene encoding preprotein translocase subunit SecG encodes the protein MKVLLALLQLVVCVALGGSILMQHRKSGGFSGMFGGATQQDNSGAWQRMSGLTKISAVLMGLFMLLSLVLVAIS
- a CDS encoding TolC family protein, giving the protein MRFRQMRGCAPSFLFSVLLVLLTGSAALGGTLRLEDLESRLMCSHPAVRALDMGVERARWALEQARAGLSPKLDGVLYGSKAQEASKGKVYDFENRPIGIAITGYEETYKASLALSYVLYSGGTLTGKVKAAEAALKAAEADRERAVEGLMYRLRASYLALIRSQGKSQVASKVVELSEAYLNMVQAFYRVGMVPKAEVLRAQVALSNARLNLIRAQGAVQRAYGALDRAAGFKVPRDAMVEQPVFSVPEELPSDLADLAAERRAEIRSLEMSYRQAKALADAAAGQDRPQVILKGEAYRVDSHFFPSEKDDYLLSMTLQWRMWDGGENRSKARQSLALAESLLSKVEDMKLAIRQEAVDAMESLLEARERVKAAEAMVEQATEDHRISLKRYEARVGTNLDVMDARVRLEQAMNDLVDARCDLLSAEAALRYALGEDGWKKLAAGGR
- the rpsI gene encoding 30S ribosomal protein S9, whose protein sequence is MYFWGTGRRKNAVARVRIRPGQGLIKVNNREIGDYLPRFTWQIHALEALKVAGVEGKVDVLVRAHGGGLTGQAGAIRLGIARAILKMNPQARPALKKAGLLTRDPRMVERKKFGQAGARARFQYSKR
- a CDS encoding non-canonical purine NTP pyrophosphatase translates to MKSSWRVEVLLATGNHGKVREWEGLLGGRGISVRLPNTKVDVEEDGASYFENALKKARSYVGLSGGLPVLAEDSGLEVRALDMGPGIFSARVGASDGERIRWLLERLEGQADRWARFVCVAVLLMPDGRVFSFRGELEGVIAEAPAGDWGFGYDPVFRPKGLDVTLAQAGGLKDRISHRAKAAAKLALFAPIVIESLVGPSDGR
- a CDS encoding N-acetylmuramoyl-L-alanine amidase, whose amino-acid sequence is MSRRVSVSVFLSLFLVGFLCLALPRAEAREGGFMVLWNGESRKGDVPFRRQGSLTLVAADVMLSSLGLSWQPRSDGLVVSMGGRKLEFWANSPVARLNGSVVPMEHPVMGDGGHWWVEQKGALGIVNGFLKSAGMNGNLAFRGFSNGPAEVSAAPAPKESGKGPASKDSKGLRPASQGGEEVPQYVKSFRWGVQKGFVRAVLELGSLENVTVSQTQRGVQVSLPFGVPQSLIPPSPRQDVVSCSIISYGSSTTLTFKAANLPVRHFSLDSPVRLVLDFPDGSAAYQPAGDAADGGARVESSASSDDWGVEGKPSRDASSGNGGVADRPFISVERVFKGKDRPVVAVDPGHGGKDPGAMGNGLREKDINLQVALRLKEVLSAYGVDVRLTRQDDRYLKLSERTQLANQWKADLFLSLHCNSLPPGRHSRGVELYLMSLPTDRDAMRLALFENREIGDASSTNEGMDRKTQLLMQILGDMQQNQKIDVSTSFAEALFGSGKSSGLNMKRVAQAPFYVLKGAAMPAVLVEMGFISEPSDAALLRDPGFQGRMASALARGVVDYLKGGRR